The DNA window GCCGACACCTCGGCGGCGAATACCAGGCGCGTCGGAGCGGTCTCGACGAAGTCGAGTTCCACGGGGCGGAGTCGGCGTGCCATGGGACCTTGCCTCCAGCGGGTCGGGTCGGAGCGGAAGGGGCCCTTCGGCCCGGCCGAGCCCGCACACGGTAACCGGCGGGCCGTCAGATGTCTGCCGAGTCCGATTCTTGGGCATGGGCATGACCATGAGAACCGGCCTGCGCGTGCTCCCGGGACTCGCCCGCGACCACCAGGCCCGGCAGATGCTCGGCCATCTCCTCGCGCGCCGCGGCGGACAGTCCGCCGTCCGTCACGAGGGTGTCGACCTCCTCCAGCGTCGCGAAGGAACTCAGTCCCACCGTGCCCCACTTGGTGTGGTCCGCGACCACGACGACCCGCCGCGCCGACCGCACCAGCCGCCGGTTGGTCTCCGCCTCCGCCAGGTTCGGTGTCGAGAGCCCGGCCTCGACCGAGATCCCGTGCACGCCGAGGAACAGCACGTCGAAGTGGAGCGTACGGATCGCCTGGTCGGCGACCGGTCCCACCAGCGAGTCCGACGGTGTACGCACGCCACCGGTGAGCACCACCGTGGCCGCTCCCGGACGCGGACCCTTCCCCCCGCCCGCGCGCTGCGCGGTGTGGAACACGTCGGCGACCCGTACCGAGTTGGTCACCACCGTCAGGTCCGGCACCTCCAGCAGGTGCTGGGCGAGCGCGTACGTCGTCGTACCGCCCGACAGCGCGATCGCGCTGCCCGGCACCGCCATCGCGGCGGCCGCCCGCGCGATGTCCTCCTTGGCGCTCAGTTCGAGCCCCGACTTGGCCTCGAAGCCCGGTTCGTGGGTGCTGGCCTCGACCGGAACGGCGCCGCCGTGCACCTTCTCCACGACACCCTGCCGTGCCAGGGCGTCCAGGTCCCGGCGGACCGTCATGTCGGAGACGTTGAGCTTCCTGGTCAGCTCTTGGACCCGGACACCGCCGCGCCGCCTGACCTCGTCGAGGATCAAGGCACGACGCTGCTCCGCGAGCAGGTTCTGACTGTCG is part of the Streptomyces agglomeratus genome and encodes:
- a CDS encoding DeoR/GlpR family DNA-binding transcription regulator, whose product is MTDSQNLLAEQRRALILDEVRRRGGVRVQELTRKLNVSDMTVRRDLDALARQGVVEKVHGGAVPVEASTHEPGFEAKSGLELSAKEDIARAAAAMAVPGSAIALSGGTTTYALAQHLLEVPDLTVVTNSVRVADVFHTAQRAGGGKGPRPGAATVVLTGGVRTPSDSLVGPVADQAIRTLHFDVLFLGVHGISVEAGLSTPNLAEAETNRRLVRSARRVVVVADHTKWGTVGLSSFATLEEVDTLVTDGGLSAAAREEMAEHLPGLVVAGESREHAQAGSHGHAHAQESDSADI